Part of the Intestinibacillus sp. Marseille-P6563 genome is shown below.
GACAACAACGGTTATTTTGTATACTTACCGTGAGCGCTGGCTGTATGCCGCAGATCGGCTGCGCCGGCAGCAGCCGGAGGGGGCTGTCAAGCTGGCCGAATCTGCGGCATAGGAAACTATACAAAATAAAAATTTTGTATAGTTAGAGGCAGGAATCATAAGGCATAAACCTTATGACATTATGACATTGATTCTAACTTTGCAATCACAGACTCAAAGTAATCTGGCCGTGACGCATCAAATTCCATAATAATATTTGTTCGCGGATGCATTAGTGTTAAATGGTTTGCATGCAGACATTGACCATTTAAGTAAGTGAATCGATCTTTTTTGACGCCATATACAGGATCACCAATAATGGGATGTCCAATAAACGCTGCATGGACACGGATTTGATGCGTTCTGCCGGTTTCTAACGCAAATGCTGTATGTGTATATCCCGTGTAACGTTTTAGGACGTTATAGTGTGTAATGGCTGGTTTGCCATCTGCAATGACAGCCATTTTTTTGCGATCGGTTTTATGGCGCCCAATTGGTTGATTGATTGTGCCTGAGTTTTCGCGTAAAATGCCATATAAAACCGCTTCATAATCCCGTTTGACCTCATGACGAGCTATTTGATCGGCTAAATGCTGATGCGCAAAATCATTTTTTGCTACGACCAGCAATCCACTGGTGTCTTTATCAATTCGATGTACAATGCCTGGTCGAATCTCTCCATTGATACCGGAAAGTCGATCTCCGCAATGATACATCAGCGCATTGACTAAGGTCCCAGTCCAGTTTCCAACTGCTGGATGTACAACCATGCCTCTTTTTTTGTTTATAACAATAATATCTGCATCTTCATATACAATATCCAGCGGTAGATTTTCTGGCACAATTTCGGTAGATTGCGGCTCAACTACTTCGATGTCAATAACTTCATTGCCGCTCAGCTTGTAGTTTTTTTTCAAAACTTTTTCATTGCTCGTAACACGACCACTCTCTATCATAATCTGTGCCATATTCCGAGTCAAGTCTTCACATTGCTCGGCTAAAAATGTATCCAGTCGCTTCCCTTTGTCCTCCGGACGCGAGATGATTTGTTTATTCATTTTCCTGATCCTCTATCGCTTTGCTCAATGCTTCTTTCTGTGCCACAACTTTATCATGCTGTATCAGCACGTAATACACAAACAAAATCCCGCCGCATACCACTAGAATATCTGCAACATTAAATACTGGGAAGTCAATCAGCTTAAAATAGAACAGGTCTACAACATATCCCCGGATAATACGATCGACCAGATTACCAAGAGCACCACTTGCCACCATAAGCAGAGCGACTTGTCCTAGACGAGTTAGTACCAAATGCTTATATAAAGCATAAACAATACCGCACAAAACAACCAAGGTAATGATGACAAAAAGGGAAATACGATTCTGCAAAATCGAAAACGCAGCGCCCCGGTTCTCAACATAGGTCAACTCAAAAATTCCCGGGATCAATACAATCGATTGAATCGTTAAAACCTGGGTCGCCCAATACTTGACCACTTGATCTAGTATAACACCCAACACAACAAAAAGAATTCCTAGCATATCAATCCATTTCTCCCCATGATATAAAAGGGACGGTCTATAAATAGACTGTCCCTTTTTTGAAATCTTACATCGCACGTACAACCGATGCGCAACGATGACACAGGGTCGGATGATCAGCATCCTGTCCCACAGTATCGCAGTACATCCAGCAGCGCTCACATTTATCGCCCGAAGCACGTTCAATCGTCACGGCCAAATCCTTTTCTGCATCATTTAGCTCTGCATTACGAACAACCTTCAGCTTAGAAACAATGCACAAAGCAGCCAATTCATCTGCTGTCAAACCACAACGATCTAAGAAATCTGCCATGGAATCGCTGGCCGATACCGTTACCCAAGCTTCCAGCGGCTTACCGATGATCTTCTCCGAACGTGCAGCTTCCAAAGCCTTATTGACCTCGTCACGCAATGCAATCAGACGATTCCACTTTTCACGTTCTTCCTCCGAAAGATCGAATTGCTCACATGCCGACGGCATATCATTCAGAGCGATATTATTCAAATCGTCCTGTTCTCTATGCGGCATAGCCTTCCAAATTTCATCTGCAGTAAAGCAAAGAATCGGGGCAATCATACGAACCAACGCGTCCAAAATGTAATAGATTGTAGTCTGTGCCGACCGACGGCTCAAACTATCCGGACCATCGCAGTACAAACGATCCTTGATTACATCCAAATAGAAATTGGACATATCAACAACACAGAAATTATGAATCGCATGCATGACCGTATGGAATTCATAGGCATCATAACCCTTGCGAACACGGGCTACCAAATCATTGAGCTTCATCAGCGCCCACTGATCAAGCTGCGGCATATCGTCATAAGCCACCATATGCCCCATGTCAAAGCCCTTCAGATTGCCCAAGATATAACGTGCCGTATTGCGAATCTTCAAGTAATTCTGCGACAGATGCTTGAACATTTCCTTGGAAATACGCATATCCTGTCGATAATCGGCAGAAGCAACCCACAGACGCAGAATATCTGCGCCATATTCCTTCATAATCTCCTGCGGACTGATGCCATTGCCTGCCGACTTGGACATCTTCTGGCGCTCTTCGTCCACAATCATACCATGGGTAATGACAGTCTTATACGGTGCCTTGCCAATCGTTGCAATCGCAGTCAGCATGGACGACTGGAACCAGCCACGATACTGGTCGTTACCTTCCAGATATACATCCACCGGAATGGACTGCTTCTCGCGCTGTTCAATGACAGCTGCCCAGCTGGAACCCGAGTCAAACCATACGTCCATGGTGTCGGTTTCCTTATCAAATTCATGGCAGCCACATTCACACTGAACATCTGCCGGCAAAATCTGTGCAGCATCCAGTTCAAACCACGCATTGGCGCCCTTTTCACGGAACAGATCAGATACGATTCGAATCGTCTGTTCATTGACTAGAGGCTTTCCGCACTTCTTGCAGATGAAGATCGGGATCGGTACACCCCAAATTCTCTGACGAGAAATGCACCAGTCCGAACGCTCCTGAATCATCGAAGTCATGCGTTCTTCGCCCCAACCAGGCAGCCAGGTGATTTCACGGCAAGCCTTCACTGCATCATCCTTCAAAGCATCCACCGAGCAGAACCACTGCTCCGTTGCGCGGAAGATGATCGGATTCTTACAACGCCAGCAGTGCGGATAGCTATGCTCAATTTCTTCAATGGCCAGCAACGCCTGACAGTCGCGCAAATCATCCAAAATAACCGGTGTAGTCTTTTCATAGTACATGCCTGCATATTTGCCGGCATCCTTGGTCGCATAACCCTTACCATCGACCGGTACAATAATCGGAATATTGTATTTCTGGCAAACAACAAAGTCTTCTGCACCAAAGCCCGGTGCCGTATGAACACAGCCAGTACCAGCATCCAAGGTAACATGTTCGCCGCAGATGATCACGCTCTCACGATCCATGATCGGATGCTTGGTTTTCATCATCTCTAAGTCCGAACCAAGGACAGTGCCCAAGACTTCCCAAGAATCGATCTTCGCGGCTGCCATGACCGATTTTACCAGTTCCTTCGCCAGAACATAGACTTCACCACTCGGAACCTTTACCAGATCATATTCAAAGAACGGATTGACCGAAATTGCCAAGTTACCCGGCAGGGTCCAAGTCGTGGTTGTCCAGATGACAAAGTATACATTTTCTGCGCTGCCAATCAGCTTGGAGAAAACACCTTTATCTTCTGTTACAGCAAACTTTACGTAAATCGAGGAGCACTTTTCGTCCTGATATTCAATCTCGGCTTCGGCCAAAGCGGTTTCATCGTGCGGGCACCAATACACAGGCTTGAGACCCTTATAGATATAGCCCTTTTTGGCCATTTCGCCAAAGATCTCAATCTGCTTTGCCTCAAAGTCGTGAGTCAAAGTCAGATAGGGACGCTCCCAATCGCCCAGAACCCCCAACCGCTTGAACTGTTCGCGCTGAGTATTGACATGCTCCTGCGCAAACTCTTCGCACTTATGGCGGAACTCAGAGATCGAAACCTTATCGCGGTCCATCCCATATGCCTTAATCGCCTGGCGCTCAATCGGCAGACCATGCGTATCCCAACCAGGAACATAAGGCGCACAAAAGCCCGCCATATTTTTATAGCGCACAATAAAATCCTTCAGAACTTTATTGAGGGCATGCCCCATATGGAGATTGCCATTCGCATACGGCGGTCCATCGTGAAGAACAAAGAGAGGTTTCCCCTCATTTTTCTTCATCATATCATGGTATAATTTGTTACTGTCCTGATCCCAATCTGCCAGGAAGCCCGGCTCGCGCTTCGGTAGCCCGGCTCGCATTGGAAAATCGGTTTTCGGTAGATTGATGGTTGAATTATAATCCTGCGGCATTGTACCGTATCCGTCCTTTCGTGATTAACAATTATCTATTTCTTTTGGTATCTTCTAAGTGAAGATCATCCATTTCAAACGGAACCTTTTCCCCACTCTTGGTATCATCGCTGCTCGAAAGAGCAACCTCGGTAATCTTAAACCGCGATTCCTTTTTCGTATCTTCCGGTGCAGCAACATCTACTTGCGGCTCGCGCGCAAACTGCTGGGTATCATCTAGAGACGGCTGCTGCTTGATCGGACCTGTGGTCATCGAAATGGGCTCAGTTGGAAAAGCCGATTCATTTTCAAAAACATCCGACGCCGAAAGTGCCACCAGCGACTTCAGCTGTTCTTCATAGACTGCGGACAGCTGTGCGACAAATTCTGCATTCTTCGTTTTCGCTTCTTCCAGTTTTTTGCCCTCTGCAGCGATCTGCATCCGATAGTTTTCGATTCGAGATTCTGCCTCAGTACGAGCCTTCAAAAGCAGTTGTTCTGCCTCTGTCTTAGACTTATCCAAGGTTTCCTGAGCGATGCTCTGCGCAGACACCAACGCCCGGCGCATACCATCCTCTACGCTGCGGTATTCTTCGATCTTATCGACCAATACCTTCATCTTCGATTTCAGCGCAGCATTCTCCTTCTGCAAGGCAGCAAAATCCTCTGTGATATGCTCAAGGAATTCGTCAACGGCCTTCATGTCATAGCCGCCAAAAACCGCTTTTTCAAAATTGACCGCTTGTATTTCCTGAACCGTTAGCATATCCAATATCCCTCCAATTTGATTTGGTAAATTTGATTCGCTCGGATACGGTAAATGGCCGGGGGATCAGCCCCGGCCAGTCAGCAATTCATCAGTATAAACTGTAATATAACAGCATCCGAAGAAATTCAAGAGCTAGAAACGCGCACAAAAACGATAAATCGATTGGCATCATACGAATCCCACGGAAATGATCCAGCAGACTTCGGAATGGTAAGATAATCGGTTCGGTTACCATATACAAAAATTCAGCGATAGACGAATTTTGCATTTGCGGAAACCATGAAAAAATAGCACGCGCAAACATTAAAAATTCCAAAATCCGAATAATCGTAGATACCAGTTGAATCAATAAATATGTCACAGCAGTTCTTAATTATTATAAGTATAGACCGTTATTTTCTAATTCATCCAACAAGTCGCCCAAAATATCCACATTATACGGTGTGATAATATAGGTGCTGTTGGCTACCCGCTTGATTTTTCCTTCGTTAGCGTAAGCCACTCCACTTAAAAAATCCACCAAGCGTCGAGCCACATCTTTGTTGGTCTGTTCCAGATTCAGTACAACTGTGCGCTTATCTTTTAAATGATCTGCAATCTCCGCGGCGTTTTCAAAACGATCCGGCTTCACCAAAACAACAGCCAACTGCGTGGTTGCATGAATATTGACTACTTTATTGCTGGAACGCTGTGTATCTGCGGTATAGGAAAGGGAGTCCTCTGGCGCTGCAGCGGATGGCGACGGAGCTGCGGCCGCCGGCTGGGATCTTGGAACGAATTCCTCGTAATCTTCTTCCATATCCTCGCCCTTGACCCAGTCCAAAAATCCCTTTAATGATGCCATTGCTGTATTTCCTCCTTACGGATATTCTTAATTCCTTATTTCGTCATATATGGACGCAAGCCAAAAATCGCAGTACCGACACGAACCATGTTCGCGCCGCATGAAATAGCGTCCTCGAAATCACCGGACATTCCCATCGATAAATAGTCCATAGATACATTATCGTATTTTTTTTGCGATATGTCAATAAATAGTTGGCGCATTCTATCAAAATAATGCAAATTTCCACCGCTGACATGCGCAATTGGAGGAATTGCCATCAAGCCTCGGATATGTATACCCGGAAGTTTACACAGATTTGCAACCGTCTGTTCCAGATTTTGTGGCTCTATTCCACTTTTTGACGCTTCATTTCCAATGTTTATCTCCAAAAGAACATCTTGACAGATTTCATGTTTTTGTGCTTCTTTGGAGATCAACTGTCCTAGGCGCTCCGAGCTCACCGACTGAATCAAAGAGACTTTTCCCATCAAATATTTAATTTTATTGCTTTGCAGTGTCCCAATAAAATGCAGGGATGCCCCGTCGTACGCATGCAGATCATACTTTTCCAAGAGCTCCTGAACCCGGTTCTCGCCGGCAATTTGTATCCCGTTTTCAATCGCAACCCGCACACGTTCTGCATCGTTCATTTTGGTAGCTGCTACCAGATGGATATCACTGGCGCTACGGCCAGCTTTTTTAGCCGCAGCGTCAATGCGCTCCTGCACTTGCTGTATATTCTGCTTGAGGGTCTGTACATCCAATTCTGTCATTTTATCACCTTCGAATCTTCCAATCCACGCGCCTTGACAATAATATTATCGCCAGCCACCAATCCGGTGTCTTCACTGCTTGTTCCCTGCTTGACAACATAATATGTATCCGCTTCATACAAGATATCAATCGGTTTGAAACGGCTCATATTGCCTGCAAGGATATATACACCCTGCTGCTGATTCCCATCTGCATCGGTATTGATTTTTACCGCACTTTTGGGAACCTGAATGCCGGTATAGGTGTTGAAAATCAGCTCTGCTTCTTGTCTGCGCATGGTAACCAGTTCCGGCGTAATTTCCATACCGCTTACAATTAAAACAGCTTCGTCTGTACCTTTTTCTTTGTGGATATCGTAAACTGTGACCGGTATATCGTCTTCAACCTGAGAAAACCGCAGATTCAGCGAATCTCCAACTTCCACATTCTCCAACTCATCCACTGGAACCACCATCGCAAAATACCAGCGGAAGTCCTGGATGATCTTTCCAAGCTGCTTTTCGCTATTTTCTGTGGTTTCGGCATACGATTTCTCCAGTTCTTTTATATCCTCTACCGTCAGTGCATCCAAACGTTCTTGGGTAAGTTCGCCTTCTAAACCGTCGACGATATCAGAGAAATAACCGGATGCCGGCGATGCAATGGTTGTGCTTCGTCCCGAAAGCTGCTGCTCCAACGAATTTCTTTGTGTGGTCAATGTGGAAAGTTGGGCAGATAACGCCGCTCCATCCAATTCGCTAGCACTGCGGCGCAAGCATAGATTACGCAAATCTACGGTCTCCGTTTGGATTCCCGTGACAACACCATCTTGCGCCTTGGAGGACAACGCAGACATCTGAGATGCGATCTGCTTATCCAATTTGGAGGTGTCGCCCCCACTGGTTGTCGACTGCATCGCCGATGTGAGCAATTCGATTTGATCGTCTAACATGCTCATTTCCTTGCTAGCTTCCAAGGCAGCCGTATCGGTATAAACCACAGCAAGTGCTGCATTTTTTTGAACTTTTTCGCCGCTATGGACGATATGTTTGACCGTTTCGCTGGATACTCCCTGCGCCACGACTTCGTTTCGGAAAAACCAGCCGGTTCCCGTAAAAGAATCATCTGCTGTCACACGAATTGCTGGTGTCGTATCGACACCACTCAAAATTCTTCCCAGCATCTGAAGCACAAGAAAAATAACAAAAAGTATTGCAACGATGATTGCCAACAGCGAACCGGAATGAAAAATCTTTTTTGATGTTTGCTCGTTCATAATCCTTCATCCAATAACCATGTTTGTTTATTTTTCTTCTTTGCGTGAATAAAATTCAACCTTATGTTGTGGTACAACCGTAGAAATGGCATGTTTGTAGATCATCTGTTGCCGGCCGTCGACATCAAAAATCACAACAAAGCTATCAAAGCCGCGAACGATTCCGCGCATTTGAAAGCCATTCATCAAAAATACCGTCACCGGCTGCGCCTGCTGGCGCACAACATTTAAAAAAGCATCTTGTAAATTAATTTCGGTTTTCATGACGTCCCTCCGCGAATAGAAAATTATGGTAACATCATAACCCCTTACTTGCTAAAATTTCTGTCGAATGACGGACAACTTCGTCAAGCCCCATTCCCGTTTCATAATAAATCCAATGAATTTCGCCATCTCTTTTCAACCAAGTCAGCTGCCGTTTGGCATAATTTCTGGAATGTTGTTTTAATAATTGCGTACACTCTTCCAAGGAAGCGGTACCCTCCAGAAAAGGAATATACTCCTTATACCCGATTGCCTGTGCAGCGGTCCCCGTAAAATGCCCGGAAGAAACCAAAGCGCGCACTTCATCCAGAAGCCCCTGCTCCAGCATCTGATCGACCCGCTGGTTGATTCGCTCATACAGCGTTTCACGCGATTGCGGACAAAGCCCAATTTTGACAGCACGATATTTGGGAGCAGGTCGCTGATTTTTCTGATTGAGCTGGTCGAGCGTCATGCCTGTTTGTTCAAACACTTCAATCGCCCGAATCACCCGCTTTCGATTGTTGGGATGCAACTGCTGGGCACGAACCGGATCAATAGCCTGCAAACGCGCATGCAAAGCCTCATTGCCATACTGTTCAGCAAACTGCTCCAATTCTTTGCGCAAAGTGGTATCGGCTTCCTCGCCCGAAAAATCATTGCCTGCAATCAGCGCATCCAAATAGAGTCCGGTTCCCCCGACCACAATCGGAATTTTCCCCTGCTGCAAGATCTGCTGTGCGCACTGGTCCGCACATTCCACATAACGAGCAACTGAAAAATCCTCTCCCGGCTCACAGATGTCAAACATATGATGTACAATTCCTTGCCGTTCCTGCATATCTGGTTTTGCCGTGCCAATATCCATGCCGCGATAGATTTGCATGGAATCGACAGAAATAATTTCTGTATTGCGCTGCTTTGCCAATGCGACCGAAAGGGCTGTTTTACCGCTTGCTGTTGGTCCCACAATGCAAATGAGTTGATTTTCCAGAGCGATTCCCCCTTTCATTGGTTGACACGTTTAAACAATTTATCGATTTCATATTTAGTCAAACGTACGGTCACAGGCCGCCCATGTGGACAAGCACTCACCTCCGGATCGCCCAAGACTCGATCACACAGGGTTTGCAATTCCGTGAGTGAAGTTTGTTTTCCAGCCTTAATGGCCGCCTTGCAGGCCACGGTATGAATCAGATCATCCAATCGGTCGGGGGTCGGATTTCGGCTGGCAGACAGCTTGTCAGCCATCTCCGCCAAGACTTCCCCGGTATCTGCAGCATCCAAATAGGCCGGTACAGCGCGAACTGCAAAACTATTTTCTCCAAATGGAGCCAAATCAAACCCAATCTTTTGTATGGTTTCCATATGCTCTTGCAGCATGGCGAACTCTGCTGCGCTCAATTCAGCAATATATGGTTTCAGCAGTTGCTGCTGCGCCATATGCGTCGATACGCGCAGCTGGTTAAACAGCAATCGCTCATGTGCCGCATGTTTATCGACCAAAACAAGTCCCTGCTCGTCCTGGGCCACGATATAGGTATGGAACGCTTCCCCAATCACCTTCGCTGGCGCCGTAAACATAGAGACCTCCGGTTGCTGCGGTGCTTCTACGGGGGATTCGGTCTTGGTTTCCACCTTTTCGGGCCGCATCGCTGGCACAGCATGCGGCATTTTCTGAACACCGCCAGGCGATTTCTCGGCTATTGATATTTCCGGCGACGCCAAAGACACCACTTCATCCTCTTCTTCGCACTCAATGATTGGAGGCCGGAAGTTAGCAGGTAGAGATACTTTGCGCGGCACAAATAATTGCTCGAGCGGTGGTGATTGCTTTGCTGCTACTGGTTTAGGAATCGAAACGGTCTCGATCTTTTGCTGCTCCTGCGTTATATGATCCTCCCGTATCACTTTTGGGATCTGCGTAGCGGTTGGCTGCATCACCGGGATATTATCGTTCTTTTCCAAGGCATTTTTGCATGCAATATAGATCGTTTCAAACACGATCTTTTCTTGCGCAAACTTGACCTCGGTTTTCGCCGGATGTACATTTACATCCACCAAGTTCAACGGCATTTCCAAAAAGAGCGCGCAGCTTGGATATTTGCCCGTAATCATACGATTTCGGTATGCTTCTTCCACAGCTGCTTGCAACAACCGGCTTTTAATATACCGTCCATTGACAAAAAAGTGCTGCATGCTGCGATTTGGTCGACAATAATGCGGTTTGGTAATATATCCCCAAGCACGCAAAGAATCTCGCTGAAAGGCTGGCACTTCCACCATGTTGGCCGTTGCTTCCCGGCCAAATACACTGAACACCGGTGTGATTAGTTTGTTGTCC
Proteins encoded:
- a CDS encoding RluA family pseudouridine synthase, which encodes MNKQIISRPEDKGKRLDTFLAEQCEDLTRNMAQIMIESGRVTSNEKVLKKNYKLSGNEVIDIEVVEPQSTEIVPENLPLDIVYEDADIIVINKKRGMVVHPAVGNWTGTLVNALMYHCGDRLSGINGEIRPGIVHRIDKDTSGLLVVAKNDFAHQHLADQIARHEVKRDYEAVLYGILRENSGTINQPIGRHKTDRKKMAVIADGKPAITHYNVLKRYTGYTHTAFALETGRTHQIRVHAAFIGHPIIGDPVYGVKKDRFTYLNGQCLHANHLTLMHPRTNIIMEFDASRPDYFESVIAKLESMS
- the lspA gene encoding signal peptidase II, coding for MLGILFVVLGVILDQVVKYWATQVLTIQSIVLIPGIFELTYVENRGAAFSILQNRISLFVIITLVVLCGIVYALYKHLVLTRLGQVALLMVASGALGNLVDRIIRGYVVDLFYFKLIDFPVFNVADILVVCGGILFVYYVLIQHDKVVAQKEALSKAIEDQENE
- the ileS gene encoding isoleucine--tRNA ligase; the encoded protein is MPQDYNSTINLPKTDFPMRAGLPKREPGFLADWDQDSNKLYHDMMKKNEGKPLFVLHDGPPYANGNLHMGHALNKVLKDFIVRYKNMAGFCAPYVPGWDTHGLPIERQAIKAYGMDRDKVSISEFRHKCEEFAQEHVNTQREQFKRLGVLGDWERPYLTLTHDFEAKQIEIFGEMAKKGYIYKGLKPVYWCPHDETALAEAEIEYQDEKCSSIYVKFAVTEDKGVFSKLIGSAENVYFVIWTTTTWTLPGNLAISVNPFFEYDLVKVPSGEVYVLAKELVKSVMAAAKIDSWEVLGTVLGSDLEMMKTKHPIMDRESVIICGEHVTLDAGTGCVHTAPGFGAEDFVVCQKYNIPIIVPVDGKGYATKDAGKYAGMYYEKTTPVILDDLRDCQALLAIEEIEHSYPHCWRCKNPIIFRATEQWFCSVDALKDDAVKACREITWLPGWGEERMTSMIQERSDWCISRQRIWGVPIPIFICKKCGKPLVNEQTIRIVSDLFREKGANAWFELDAAQILPADVQCECGCHEFDKETDTMDVWFDSGSSWAAVIEQREKQSIPVDVYLEGNDQYRGWFQSSMLTAIATIGKAPYKTVITHGMIVDEERQKMSKSAGNGISPQEIMKEYGADILRLWVASADYRQDMRISKEMFKHLSQNYLKIRNTARYILGNLKGFDMGHMVAYDDMPQLDQWALMKLNDLVARVRKGYDAYEFHTVMHAIHNFCVVDMSNFYLDVIKDRLYCDGPDSLSRRSAQTTIYYILDALVRMIAPILCFTADEIWKAMPHREQDDLNNIALNDMPSACEQFDLSEEEREKWNRLIALRDEVNKALEAARSEKIIGKPLEAWVTVSASDSMADFLDRCGLTADELAALCIVSKLKVVRNAELNDAEKDLAVTIERASGDKCERCWMYCDTVGQDADHPTLCHRCASVVRAM
- a CDS encoding DivIVA domain-containing protein, with the protein product MLTVQEIQAVNFEKAVFGGYDMKAVDEFLEHITEDFAALQKENAALKSKMKVLVDKIEEYRSVEDGMRRALVSAQSIAQETLDKSKTEAEQLLLKARTEAESRIENYRMQIAAEGKKLEEAKTKNAEFVAQLSAVYEEQLKSLVALSASDVFENESAFPTEPISMTTGPIKQQPSLDDTQQFAREPQVDVAAPEDTKKESRFKITEVALSSSDDTKSGEKVPFEMDDLHLEDTKRNR
- a CDS encoding YggT family protein; protein product: MTYLLIQLVSTIIRILEFLMFARAIFSWFPQMQNSSIAEFLYMVTEPIILPFRSLLDHFRGIRMMPIDLSFLCAFLALEFLRMLLYYSLY
- a CDS encoding cell division protein SepF — translated: MASLKGFLDWVKGEDMEEDYEEFVPRSQPAAAAPSPSAAAPEDSLSYTADTQRSSNKVVNIHATTQLAVVLVKPDRFENAAEIADHLKDKRTVVLNLEQTNKDVARRLVDFLSGVAYANEGKIKRVANSTYIITPYNVDILGDLLDELENNGLYL
- a CDS encoding YggS family pyridoxal phosphate-dependent enzyme: MTELDVQTLKQNIQQVQERIDAAAKKAGRSASDIHLVAATKMNDAERVRVAIENGIQIAGENRVQELLEKYDLHAYDGASLHFIGTLQSNKIKYLMGKVSLIQSVSSERLGQLISKEAQKHEICQDVLLEINIGNEASKSGIEPQNLEQTVANLCKLPGIHIRGLMAIPPIAHVSGGNLHYFDRMRQLFIDISQKKYDNVSMDYLSMGMSGDFEDAISCGANMVRVGTAIFGLRPYMTK
- a CDS encoding HlyD family efflux transporter periplasmic adaptor subunit, whose amino-acid sequence is MNEQTSKKIFHSGSLLAIIVAILFVIFLVLQMLGRILSGVDTTPAIRVTADDSFTGTGWFFRNEVVAQGVSSETVKHIVHSGEKVQKNAALAVVYTDTAALEASKEMSMLDDQIELLTSAMQSTTSGGDTSKLDKQIASQMSALSSKAQDGVVTGIQTETVDLRNLCLRRSASELDGAALSAQLSTLTTQRNSLEQQLSGRSTTIASPASGYFSDIVDGLEGELTQERLDALTVEDIKELEKSYAETTENSEKQLGKIIQDFRWYFAMVVPVDELENVEVGDSLNLRFSQVEDDIPVTVYDIHKEKGTDEAVLIVSGMEITPELVTMRRQEAELIFNTYTGIQVPKSAVKINTDADGNQQQGVYILAGNMSRFKPIDILYEADTYYVVKQGTSSEDTGLVAGDNIIVKARGLEDSKVIK
- the hfq gene encoding RNA chaperone Hfq, whose translation is MKTEINLQDAFLNVVRQQAQPVTVFLMNGFQMRGIVRGFDSFVVIFDVDGRQQMIYKHAISTVVPQHKVEFYSRKEEK
- the miaA gene encoding tRNA (adenosine(37)-N6)-dimethylallyltransferase MiaA, coding for MKGGIALENQLICIVGPTASGKTALSVALAKQRNTEIISVDSMQIYRGMDIGTAKPDMQERQGIVHHMFDICEPGEDFSVARYVECADQCAQQILQQGKIPIVVGGTGLYLDALIAGNDFSGEEADTTLRKELEQFAEQYGNEALHARLQAIDPVRAQQLHPNNRKRVIRAIEVFEQTGMTLDQLNQKNQRPAPKYRAVKIGLCPQSRETLYERINQRVDQMLEQGLLDEVRALVSSGHFTGTAAQAIGYKEYIPFLEGTASLEECTQLLKQHSRNYAKRQLTWLKRDGEIHWIYYETGMGLDEVVRHSTEILASKGL
- the mutL gene encoding DNA mismatch repair endonuclease MutL; its protein translation is MPLIQELSPHLADLIAAGEVVERPASVAKELVENAIDAGATRIQVEMEHGGISYLRIMDNGCGMAAEDAPIAFRRHATSKLRTEADLSAIGTLGFRGEALAAIAAVSRIDLFTKTKDSLAGQHLHLEAGDILLQEEAGCPDGTTIVIRDLFYNTPARMKFLKKDFTEAGYVTDVVEHAALSHPEIAFTLVRDGKQIFATAGDNKLITPVFSVFGREATANMVEVPAFQRDSLRAWGYITKPHYCRPNRSMQHFFVNGRYIKSRLLQAAVEEAYRNRMITGKYPSCALFLEMPLNLVDVNVHPAKTEVKFAQEKIVFETIYIACKNALEKNDNIPVMQPTATQIPKVIREDHITQEQQKIETVSIPKPVAAKQSPPLEQLFVPRKVSLPANFRPPIIECEEEDEVVSLASPEISIAEKSPGGVQKMPHAVPAMRPEKVETKTESPVEAPQQPEVSMFTAPAKVIGEAFHTYIVAQDEQGLVLVDKHAAHERLLFNQLRVSTHMAQQQLLKPYIAELSAAEFAMLQEHMETIQKIGFDLAPFGENSFAVRAVPAYLDAADTGEVLAEMADKLSASRNPTPDRLDDLIHTVACKAAIKAGKQTSLTELQTLCDRVLGDPEVSACPHGRPVTVRLTKYEIDKLFKRVNQ